From Martelella sp. AD-3, a single genomic window includes:
- a CDS encoding ABC transporter permease — protein MADTTLSSSTPDTAEPEGTGEPGFFRVLLARRSVQVSLVVFLTIAILCLFASLVAPANPDAMSVRMRLQGPSAAHWFGTDAFGRDVLSRLLYAGRSSLSIGLSVAILSSLIGVVIGLTAGFFSRLDWPFSRLIDAMMAFPDILMALSLVAIFGGTLTNVVVALSIVYAPRVARIVRASTMVIREMPYVEAARALGTRTWRIMITHALRNIVSPILVQATFIFAYAMLAEAGLSFLGIGVDPETPTWGIMVNEGRQYLDSAIYLILFPGVAISLSVLTLQIVGDALRDALDPHLAKEA, from the coding sequence ATGGCCGATACGACACTTTCCTCAAGCACGCCGGACACGGCCGAACCGGAAGGCACGGGCGAACCCGGTTTCTTCCGTGTCCTGCTTGCGCGGCGCTCGGTTCAGGTCTCGCTGGTCGTGTTCCTGACAATCGCGATTCTCTGTCTGTTCGCATCGCTGGTGGCGCCCGCCAATCCCGATGCGATGTCGGTGCGCATGCGCCTGCAGGGACCGAGTGCTGCCCACTGGTTCGGCACGGATGCGTTCGGACGCGATGTTCTGTCGCGCCTTCTCTACGCAGGGCGCTCTTCGCTCAGCATCGGGCTTTCGGTGGCGATCCTGTCGTCGCTGATTGGCGTGGTGATTGGCCTGACGGCAGGCTTCTTCAGCCGGCTCGACTGGCCGTTTTCGCGGTTGATCGACGCGATGATGGCGTTTCCGGACATCCTCATGGCGCTGTCGCTCGTCGCGATTTTCGGCGGCACCCTCACCAATGTCGTGGTCGCGCTCTCGATCGTTTATGCGCCGCGCGTCGCCCGCATCGTCCGCGCCTCGACGATGGTCATCCGCGAAATGCCTTATGTCGAGGCCGCCCGGGCTCTGGGAACGCGGACCTGGCGCATCATGATCACGCATGCGCTGCGCAACATCGTTTCGCCGATCCTGGTGCAGGCCACCTTCATCTTCGCCTATGCGATGCTGGCCGAGGCCGGCCTCTCTTTCCTCGGCATCGGCGTCGATCCCGAGACGCCGACCTGGGGCATCATGGTGAATGAGGGCCGCCAGTACCTCGACTCAGCCATCTATCTCATCCTGTTTCCGGGCGTTGCCATATCGCTGTCCGTACTGACGCTCCAGATCGTCGGCGACGCGCTGCGCGACGCTCTCGACCCGCATCTTGCCAAGGAAGCCTGA
- a CDS encoding amidohydrolase/deacetylase family metallohydrolase codes for MSLTLVNFRIIGFDDAPDQIHIGDDGLVAKNAAPDARIIDCNGAFLSPGWCDLHVHVWHGGTDISVRASQAGRPTGVTAMADAGSAGEASFHGLREYVIDRQSETVRAFLNIGSIGLVACNRVPELIDWRSIDIDKTLAVVEANRDVICGIKVRASGVIVGSWGITPAKIAKRVAEMTKLPLMVHVGEPPPLIDEVFELLTPGDIVTHCFNGKAAGSIRDTDALFKMAQDMAARGILMDIGHGGASFNFETARASMADGLKPFSISTDLHLHSIEDPVRDLATTMSKLYGLGLSFEDCIEAVCAGPRGVLGLSGRGGLAAGTRADFTVFDFAEASLPVLDSQGNSMTLERLFEPRMTVIGNDVQPAARRAS; via the coding sequence ATGTCTCTCACCCTCGTCAATTTCCGCATTATCGGGTTCGATGACGCGCCCGATCAAATCCACATCGGCGATGACGGCCTGGTCGCGAAGAACGCCGCGCCGGACGCCCGGATCATCGATTGCAACGGCGCCTTTCTGTCGCCCGGCTGGTGCGACCTGCATGTCCATGTCTGGCATGGCGGCACGGACATTTCGGTGCGGGCCTCGCAGGCAGGCCGGCCGACCGGCGTCACCGCCATGGCCGATGCCGGCTCGGCCGGTGAGGCAAGCTTTCACGGTTTGCGCGAATACGTGATCGACCGCCAGTCCGAAACCGTCCGGGCGTTTCTCAATATCGGCTCGATCGGCCTCGTCGCCTGCAACCGGGTGCCGGAACTGATCGACTGGCGCTCGATCGACATCGACAAGACGCTGGCCGTGGTCGAGGCCAATCGCGACGTCATCTGCGGCATCAAGGTTCGCGCCTCGGGCGTGATCGTCGGCTCCTGGGGGATCACGCCCGCCAAGATCGCCAAGCGCGTCGCCGAAATGACCAAGCTGCCGCTGATGGTGCATGTAGGCGAACCGCCGCCGCTGATTGACGAGGTCTTCGAACTTCTGACGCCGGGCGATATCGTGACCCATTGTTTCAACGGCAAGGCCGCCGGCTCGATCCGCGACACCGATGCGCTGTTCAAGATGGCGCAGGACATGGCGGCGCGGGGCATATTGATGGATATCGGACATGGCGGGGCCTCGTTCAATTTCGAGACCGCACGCGCCTCGATGGCCGATGGCCTGAAACCGTTCTCGATCTCGACGGACCTTCACCTCCACAGCATCGAGGACCCGGTGCGCGACCTCGCGACCACCATGTCCAAGCTCTACGGCCTCGGATTGTCGTTCGAGGACTGTATCGAGGCGGTCTGCGCCGGACCGCGCGGCGTGCTCGGTCTCAGCGGGCGCGGCGGTCTTGCCGCGGGCACGCGCGCCGATTTCACGGTTTTCGATTTTGCCGAGGCTTCGCTGCCGGTCCTCGACAGCCAGGGCAACAGCATGACGCTGGAACGGCTGTTCGAGCCGCGCATGACGGTGATCGGCAACGATGTTCAGCCGGCCGCGCGGAGGGCCTCATGA
- a CDS encoding four-carbon acid sugar kinase family protein has translation MPPDVLIIADDLTGALDSSVAFAGPGRSVLVARKPDAIPALLRQSPDVLAVNTASRECGADEAAKRVAAALAFLPIADIPIIMKKVDSRLKGNIAAEMGALQAALGTRRIIAAPAIPTMGRRVTGGMLDGDGIAAPIDVASRIGVSAAIPDTESDRDMDDLVRSADSGVLWVGARGLAFALARAAGHPEPRPFRLTPPLMIVSGSRDPITMAQVERLRALTSVLEAPDGGVPATAETGLPRAVSICNGGGGLSGEAAGARFCDGVSRLLHPLRPRSLLVAGGESCNGILDRLDIRSLQVVAELRPGLPASHAAAPWGNLQLVTKSGGFGTPSLLAEIFAEAESGDDEEDMR, from the coding sequence GTGCCGCCGGACGTTCTGATCATAGCCGATGACCTGACGGGCGCGCTCGATTCGAGCGTTGCCTTTGCGGGACCGGGGCGATCCGTGCTGGTGGCGCGCAAACCGGATGCCATTCCCGCGCTTCTGCGCCAATCGCCGGATGTGCTCGCCGTCAACACGGCAAGCCGGGAATGCGGTGCGGACGAGGCGGCAAAACGCGTGGCGGCGGCCCTCGCCTTCCTGCCGATAGCCGATATTCCGATCATCATGAAGAAGGTCGACTCGCGACTCAAGGGCAATATCGCTGCCGAAATGGGCGCGCTACAGGCAGCCCTCGGCACGCGCCGCATCATCGCCGCCCCGGCGATCCCGACGATGGGCCGTCGCGTAACGGGCGGAATGCTGGACGGCGATGGCATTGCCGCGCCGATCGACGTCGCCTCCCGCATCGGGGTCTCTGCCGCAATACCGGATACCGAGAGCGACCGCGACATGGATGATCTTGTCCGTTCCGCCGATTCCGGCGTGCTGTGGGTCGGCGCGCGCGGGCTTGCCTTTGCGCTGGCGCGCGCCGCAGGGCACCCCGAACCCAGGCCTTTCCGGCTCACGCCGCCGCTGATGATCGTCAGCGGCTCGCGCGATCCGATCACGATGGCGCAGGTCGAGCGCCTGCGGGCACTGACATCGGTGCTCGAAGCGCCCGATGGTGGGGTTCCGGCAACCGCCGAGACCGGATTGCCGCGCGCCGTGTCCATCTGTAATGGCGGCGGCGGCCTTTCCGGCGAAGCAGCCGGCGCCCGCTTCTGCGACGGTGTCAGCCGCCTGCTGCACCCGCTCAGGCCACGGTCACTGCTGGTGGCGGGCGGCGAAAGCTGCAACGGCATTCTCGACCGCCTCGATATCCGGAGTTTACAAGTGGTCGCCGAATTGCGGCCCGGCCTGCCGGCCAGTCATGCCGCGGCGCCTTGGGGAAATTTACAACTCGTGACAAAATCGGGCGGTTTTGGTACGCCGTCGCTTCTCGCCGAGATTTTTGCCGAGGCGGAGAGCGGCGATGACGAAGAGGACATGCGATGA
- a CDS encoding ABC transporter ATP-binding protein, with protein sequence MNEDAILDVRGLNVRFRGQGREVTALRDVSFSIGRGRTLALVGESGSGKSVTSLALMGLLPPNGRIAAGTLAYRHRDGRVLELTELGKAERRRLRGVQMSMIFQEPMSSLNPLFTIGDQIGEMLFLHETMDAATRRKRTIEMLELVEIPEAARRMDSYPHELSGGMRQRVMIAMAMICKPSLLIADEPTTALDVTIQAQILDLMRQLQKDFGMSILFITHDMGVVAEMADDVAVMYAGGVVEQAGVDALFNDTRHPYTKGLLSSIPGPWRPRGERLVPIPGSVPPIASLPPGCAFAPRCGYAEPRCREPVALTRKAPDHLAACILEGSLAP encoded by the coding sequence ATGAACGAGGACGCCATTCTGGATGTCCGGGGACTGAACGTCCGCTTTCGCGGCCAGGGGCGCGAGGTGACGGCGCTGCGCGACGTCAGCTTCAGCATCGGCCGCGGCCGGACGCTTGCGCTGGTGGGCGAGAGCGGCTCCGGTAAATCGGTGACCTCGCTGGCGCTGATGGGCCTGCTGCCGCCGAACGGCAGGATCGCGGCGGGCACGCTTGCCTATCGCCACCGCGACGGCCGCGTGCTCGAACTGACGGAACTCGGCAAGGCGGAACGGCGGCGGCTGCGCGGCGTCCAGATGTCGATGATTTTCCAGGAGCCGATGTCGTCGCTCAACCCGCTGTTCACGATCGGAGATCAGATCGGCGAGATGCTGTTCCTGCACGAGACCATGGACGCGGCGACGCGCCGCAAACGCACGATCGAAATGCTGGAACTGGTCGAGATCCCCGAAGCCGCAAGGCGGATGGACAGCTACCCCCATGAACTCTCGGGCGGCATGCGCCAGCGCGTGATGATTGCCATGGCGATGATCTGCAAGCCTTCGCTGCTGATCGCCGATGAGCCGACGACCGCGCTCGATGTCACGATCCAGGCGCAGATCCTCGACCTGATGCGGCAGTTGCAGAAGGATTTCGGCATGTCGATCCTGTTCATCACCCATGACATGGGCGTGGTGGCCGAGATGGCGGACGATGTCGCGGTCATGTATGCCGGCGGGGTGGTCGAGCAGGCCGGCGTCGACGCGCTCTTCAACGACACCCGGCATCCTTACACGAAGGGACTTCTCTCCTCGATACCGGGGCCATGGCGCCCGCGCGGCGAACGGCTGGTGCCGATTCCGGGTTCCGTGCCGCCGATTGCCAGCCTGCCGCCGGGATGCGCATTCGCGCCGCGCTGCGGTTATGCCGAACCGCGCTGTCGCGAGCCGGTTGCGCTGACGCGCAAGGCGCCCGACCATCTCGCCGCCTGCATCCTGGAAGGTAGTCTGGCGCCATGA
- a CDS encoding FadR/GntR family transcriptional regulator produces MTDNLNQDADRGAANRRTSLSDKVYEALRGRIMRGDYGANEKLPAEKDLSVKFGVSRPVLRVALERLRDERLIYSRQGAGNFVRIKRETALGYTPVETIADIQRCYEFRLTVETDAAALAALRRNEAALAEMERALHLLSDATGQQLHREDADFAFHQSVAQATNNQYYGETLKALRDHIYVGMKLHGETLMSDGAWALEEVLAEHKAIYTAIREHAPDAARAAMRAHIEHSRERLFGGGLFDLSL; encoded by the coding sequence ATGACCGACAATCTGAACCAGGACGCGGATCGCGGCGCAGCAAACCGGCGCACCTCGCTGTCGGACAAGGTCTACGAGGCGTTGCGCGGGCGGATCATGCGCGGCGATTACGGCGCCAATGAAAAATTGCCGGCGGAAAAGGATTTGTCGGTCAAGTTCGGCGTGTCGCGCCCGGTGCTGCGCGTGGCGCTGGAGCGGTTGCGGGACGAGCGGCTGATCTATTCGCGCCAGGGCGCCGGCAATTTCGTGCGGATCAAGCGCGAGACGGCGCTCGGCTACACGCCCGTCGAAACCATCGCCGATATCCAGCGCTGCTACGAATTCCGCCTGACCGTCGAGACCGATGCCGCCGCCCTTGCAGCGCTGAGACGCAACGAGGCGGCGCTCGCAGAGATGGAACGGGCGCTGCACCTCCTGTCGGATGCGACCGGCCAGCAGCTGCACCGCGAGGACGCCGATTTCGCCTTTCACCAGTCGGTCGCCCAAGCCACCAACAACCAGTATTACGGCGAAACGCTGAAGGCGCTGCGCGACCACATCTATGTTGGTATGAAGCTGCACGGCGAGACGCTGATGTCCGATGGCGCCTGGGCGCTGGAGGAGGTTCTGGCCGAGCACAAGGCGATCTACACCGCCATCAGGGAACACGCGCCGGACGCCGCCCGCGCCGCCATGCGCGCCCATATCGAGCATTCGCGCGAGCGACTTTTCGGCGGCGGCCTGTTCGATCTTTCACTCTGA
- a CDS encoding dihydrodipicolinate synthase family protein, giving the protein MTDKKEAFVALVTCFNDDETINYEATRAQVRRQVSAGNNIMCAGTNGDFSALTFDEKVRLCGEVVDEVAGRARVIVNAGMPATFETVKLAREFDRIGVDGIAVITPFFIACTQDGLERHFTTVADAVETPIYLYDIPARTQNHIEPETARRLAGHGNIAGIKDSGGAQDTLEAYMEVGRDVDGFDVYSGPDQLVHWALANGAKGCISGLGNVMPDVLARIVSCVNAGDEAGAKEAQETYAAFRTDLYKLGYPPALVKRALYLRDPSVGLSRQPALLPDPAQDHAIEAIMARYDL; this is encoded by the coding sequence ATGACCGACAAGAAGGAAGCGTTCGTCGCGCTCGTCACCTGTTTCAACGACGACGAAACCATCAATTACGAGGCGACGCGGGCGCAGGTGCGCCGGCAGGTTTCGGCCGGCAACAACATCATGTGCGCCGGCACCAACGGCGATTTCTCGGCGCTGACCTTCGACGAGAAGGTGCGGCTTTGCGGCGAGGTGGTCGATGAGGTCGCCGGTCGCGCCCGCGTCATCGTCAATGCCGGCATGCCCGCGACCTTCGAGACGGTGAAGCTCGCGCGCGAGTTCGACCGCATCGGCGTCGACGGCATCGCCGTCATCACGCCCTTCTTCATCGCCTGCACGCAGGATGGGCTCGAGCGCCATTTCACCACGGTCGCCGATGCGGTGGAAACGCCGATCTATCTCTACGACATTCCGGCGCGCACCCAGAACCACATCGAACCCGAGACTGCGCGCCGGCTGGCCGGCCACGGCAATATCGCGGGCATCAAGGATTCGGGCGGCGCGCAGGACACGCTTGAGGCCTATATGGAGGTCGGACGTGACGTTGACGGATTCGACGTCTATTCCGGTCCGGACCAGCTTGTGCACTGGGCGCTGGCCAACGGCGCGAAGGGCTGCATTTCCGGCCTCGGCAACGTCATGCCCGACGTGCTGGCGAGAATCGTGTCATGCGTCAACGCAGGCGACGAGGCGGGGGCGAAGGAGGCCCAGGAAACCTACGCCGCCTTCCGCACCGATCTCTACAAGCTCGGCTATCCGCCGGCCCTGGTGAAGCGGGCGCTCTATTTGCGTGATCCGTCCGTGGGTCTCTCCCGCCAGCCGGCCCTTCTGCCGGACCCCGCGCAGGACCACGCGATTGAAGCGATAATGGCGAGGTACGACCTCTAG
- a CDS encoding aminotransferase class V-fold PLP-dependent enzyme, whose product MGNDQPSTTPDWRWHDENGFRRVVNVAGTMTGLGASVAPAPEVSRETAAATERFVDMHELQALASRTITELTGAEAGCLTASAGAGISLAVAACITGLDPARVEALPLNPGPKSGVAVQMGHLCEYGSSITTGVALAGANVRVAGTATLCKDFQLSAVLDENTAAALYVVSHHVVHYGQIPFERFARLAHEKGVPVIVDAASEYDLRGFLEKGADLVIYSGHKFLGGPTSGIIAGRRDLVRACYLQNIGIGRGMKIGKESIMGAIAAMRAWMKRDHAAIRARETAALELWREALGDLPGISAYRVPDPTGNPLERLQVDVDPDKAGAGAPVIAAALGRRDPAIIVRGHEAELGYFQLDPCNLLPGHAELVAEALRDEISRGAWEGIDPEEALASARNGGTEGYLRWLGNG is encoded by the coding sequence ATGGGCAATGACCAACCCTCCACAACGCCGGACTGGCGCTGGCATGACGAAAACGGCTTCCGGCGCGTCGTCAACGTCGCTGGCACGATGACGGGGCTCGGCGCCTCGGTAGCGCCCGCCCCGGAGGTCTCGCGCGAGACGGCCGCCGCCACCGAGCGTTTCGTCGACATGCATGAATTGCAGGCGCTCGCCAGCAGGACGATTACGGAACTGACCGGCGCCGAGGCGGGCTGCCTGACGGCTTCGGCGGGGGCCGGCATATCGCTTGCGGTGGCGGCCTGCATCACCGGCCTCGACCCGGCGCGGGTGGAGGCGCTGCCTCTCAACCCCGGCCCGAAGTCGGGGGTCGCGGTGCAGATGGGGCATCTGTGCGAATACGGGTCCTCGATCACGACCGGGGTCGCGCTTGCCGGCGCGAATGTCCGCGTCGCCGGCACGGCGACGCTGTGCAAGGACTTTCAGCTTTCCGCGGTTCTGGACGAGAACACCGCGGCCGCGCTTTACGTGGTGTCGCATCACGTGGTTCATTACGGCCAGATCCCGTTCGAGCGCTTTGCGCGGCTTGCCCATGAAAAGGGCGTGCCGGTGATCGTCGATGCGGCCTCGGAATATGACTTGCGCGGCTTTCTCGAGAAGGGCGCGGACCTGGTCATCTATTCCGGCCACAAGTTCCTCGGCGGCCCGACCTCGGGCATCATTGCCGGCCGGCGCGATCTTGTGCGGGCCTGCTATCTGCAGAATATCGGCATTGGCCGCGGCATGAAAATCGGCAAGGAAAGCATCATGGGCGCGATCGCCGCCATGCGGGCCTGGATGAAGCGCGACCACGCGGCGATCCGCGCGCGGGAGACGGCGGCGCTCGAACTGTGGCGCGAGGCGCTCGGCGATCTCCCCGGCATTTCCGCCTATCGCGTTCCCGACCCGACCGGCAATCCGCTGGAACGGCTGCAGGTCGACGTCGATCCGGACAAAGCCGGCGCGGGCGCTCCCGTGATCGCGGCCGCCCTCGGCAGACGTGATCCGGCCATCATCGTGCGCGGCCACGAGGCCGAGCTCGGATACTTCCAGCTCGATCCCTGCAATCTTCTGCCGGGCCACGCCGAACTCGTCGCCGAAGCGCTCAGGGACGAAATCTCGCGCGGCGCGTGGGAGGGGATCGACCCGGAGGAAGCGCTCGCCTCCGCCCGCAACGGCGGCACGGAAGGCTATCTGCGCTGGCTTGGCAACGGCTGA
- the pdxA gene encoding 4-hydroxythreonine-4-phosphate dehydrogenase PdxA: MKQSIVITMGDPSGVGAEVTVRALAARGAALREQVRVIGDRSTVARAAAVCGVDLPVLAPDEAGDGIRVDHVAVDGLPETFGVLSPACGEASYRYIARAVDLAMDGEAASIVTAPINKEALNAAGHHYDGHTGMLAHLTGSKSSWMLLASERLNVVHVSTHVSLRDAIGRATTERVLETIRTGHKHMKRMGLEAPRIAVAGINPHCGENGLFGREDDEAIAPAVAAAKAEGINVVGPISADTVYHRAYNGAFDLVIAQYHDQGHIPIKLVAFDTAVNVSLGLPIDRCSVDHGTAFDIAGTGKANHVNMLAALDYAARMGAAARG, from the coding sequence ATGAAACAGTCAATCGTCATCACCATGGGGGATCCCTCCGGGGTGGGCGCTGAGGTAACGGTGAGGGCGCTGGCCGCGCGCGGTGCGGCTTTGCGGGAGCAGGTCCGCGTCATCGGGGACCGGTCGACGGTCGCCCGCGCCGCGGCGGTTTGCGGCGTCGATCTGCCGGTCCTTGCTCCGGATGAGGCGGGTGACGGTATCCGCGTCGACCATGTCGCCGTCGATGGATTGCCGGAGACATTCGGCGTCCTGAGCCCGGCCTGCGGCGAGGCCTCCTACCGCTATATCGCCCGCGCGGTGGATCTGGCCATGGACGGCGAGGCCGCCTCAATCGTCACCGCGCCGATCAACAAGGAAGCGCTGAATGCGGCGGGGCATCACTATGACGGCCATACCGGCATGCTGGCGCATCTGACGGGTTCGAAATCCTCATGGATGCTGCTCGCCTCCGAGCGGCTCAACGTCGTGCATGTCTCGACCCATGTCTCGCTCAGGGATGCGATCGGGCGGGCCACCACGGAGCGCGTGCTCGAAACCATCCGCACCGGCCACAAACACATGAAGCGCATGGGGCTCGAAGCGCCGCGCATCGCGGTGGCGGGCATCAATCCGCATTGCGGCGAGAACGGGCTTTTCGGCCGGGAGGATGACGAGGCGATCGCGCCCGCCGTGGCGGCCGCAAAAGCAGAGGGCATCAATGTAGTGGGGCCGATCTCGGCCGATACCGTCTATCATCGTGCCTATAACGGCGCTTTCGATCTGGTCATCGCCCAGTATCACGATCAGGGCCATATCCCGATCAAGCTCGTTGCCTTCGATACTGCCGTCAACGTCTCGCTCGGCCTGCCGATCGATCGTTGCTCGGTCGATCACGGCACGGCCTTCGATATCGCCGGTACGGGCAAGGCCAATCACGTCAATATGCTGGCGGCGCTCGATTATGCCGCAAGAATGGGCGCCGCCGCGCGCGGCTGA
- a CDS encoding RidA family protein, producing the protein MKIDNLRESPEARLVRSGLALPADPPRPVGSFCNVRRSGNLLFVSGQGPVLADGTLMTGKVGDTVSAEEAREHAELVAINILTALRAFCDGSLDRVRGVVKLLGLVNATPEFSRHPYVIDGASDLLAPIFGQAGIHSRSAFGVGSLPNQITVEIEAIFEIDADGIQAGTMADVL; encoded by the coding sequence GTGAAAATTGATAATTTGCGGGAATCGCCCGAGGCGAGACTCGTCCGGTCCGGCCTCGCGCTCCCGGCGGATCCGCCCCGGCCGGTGGGCTCGTTCTGCAACGTACGCCGGTCCGGCAACCTGCTGTTCGTATCCGGTCAGGGGCCCGTGCTCGCCGATGGCACGCTGATGACCGGGAAGGTCGGCGACACGGTTTCGGCGGAAGAGGCGCGTGAACATGCCGAACTCGTCGCGATCAACATCCTCACCGCCCTGCGCGCGTTTTGCGACGGCTCGCTCGACCGGGTGAGAGGCGTGGTGAAACTGCTTGGCCTCGTCAACGCGACGCCGGAGTTTTCGCGCCACCCCTATGTCATCGACGGCGCCTCGGATCTGCTCGCCCCCATCTTCGGACAGGCCGGCATTCACTCGCGCTCCGCGTTTGGCGTGGGCTCGCTGCCCAACCAGATCACGGTCGAGATCGAGGCAATCTTCGAAATCGATGCGGACGGCATTCAAGCCGGAACAATGGCGGACGTTCTATGA
- a CDS encoding IclR family transcriptional regulator has product MQDTSKAPRSRTSGIDRTLQIMDILLDYRRPMTAYELAKSAAAPVSTIYRLIDELVERGMLSRTSESLVWFGPRLMHYGLAYRSRMNMYVEAEKEMLALSRRTGEMVQVCARDGGMMVVIGMAEGEGHFRVTSDVGTRVPLNWTASGLLLLGHLDPAERAAAFAESARPSNTGLAETDPEALSERSRKDFLEGLSVQSGSSEEGVVCIAAPIRDADGACQLTMSVVMPRHRLEEKFDSISVQVREAAKLVERAVGHRTSAIVPA; this is encoded by the coding sequence ATGCAAGACACCAGCAAAGCGCCGCGTTCGCGCACCAGCGGTATCGACAGGACGCTGCAGATCATGGATATCCTGCTCGACTACAGGCGTCCCATGACCGCCTACGAACTTGCCAAGAGCGCCGCCGCGCCGGTTTCCACGATCTACCGACTGATCGATGAACTGGTCGAACGCGGCATGTTGAGCCGGACGTCCGAGAGCCTTGTCTGGTTCGGACCGCGGCTGATGCATTACGGCCTTGCCTACCGCTCGCGCATGAACATGTATGTCGAGGCCGAGAAGGAGATGCTCGCGCTCAGCCGGCGAACCGGCGAGATGGTTCAGGTCTGCGCCCGCGACGGCGGCATGATGGTCGTCATCGGCATGGCCGAGGGCGAGGGCCACTTTCGCGTGACCTCCGATGTCGGCACCCGCGTTCCGCTCAACTGGACCGCCTCGGGCCTGCTTCTGCTCGGCCACCTCGATCCGGCCGAACGCGCCGCCGCCTTCGCCGAAAGCGCCCGTCCCTCCAACACCGGGCTTGCCGAAACCGATCCGGAAGCTCTTTCCGAGCGCAGCCGCAAGGACTTTCTCGAAGGGCTTTCGGTGCAGTCGGGCAGTTCCGAGGAGGGCGTGGTCTGCATCGCCGCCCCCATCCGCGACGCTGACGGCGCCTGCCAGCTCACCATGTCCGTGGTCATGCCGCGCCACCGGCTCGAGGAGAAGTTCGACAGCATTTCCGTGCAGGTGCGCGAGGCCGCAAAACTTGTCGAGCGCGCCGTGGGTCATAGAACGTCCGCCATTGTTCCGGCTTGA
- a CDS encoding ABC transporter ATP-binding protein: MTEPFISIRNMTKTFGPASDPVYAVNDVSFDIPKGSITGLVGESGSGKSTLGRSLLRLIEPTSGSTVFDGCDLNSLKAGDLRAMRQRMQMVFQDPVSSLNPRLSVEAIIAEGLVAHGIGSRRTRRDKVASLLEEVGLSADHMRRYPHEFSGGQRQRIGIARALALEPEFIVADESVSALDVSIQAQVLNLLLDLRERRNLTMLFIAHDLSVVDYLCDQVAVMYLGRLMEIGPAADIHERPRHPYTLALNSAIPMPRPGAARNREVLKGDIPSPMSPPSGCVFRTRCAHAREICASGIPSPVEVSAGHYSHCKRIEAIGEN; the protein is encoded by the coding sequence ATGACAGAGCCGTTTATCAGCATTCGCAACATGACCAAGACGTTCGGCCCTGCGAGCGACCCGGTCTATGCCGTCAACGACGTCAGCTTCGATATCCCGAAGGGGTCGATAACGGGGCTGGTCGGAGAAAGCGGTTCGGGAAAGTCCACGCTGGGGCGCAGCCTGCTCAGGCTGATCGAGCCGACATCGGGCAGCACGGTTTTCGACGGCTGCGACCTCAACAGCCTGAAGGCCGGCGATCTGAGGGCCATGCGGCAGCGCATGCAGATGGTGTTTCAGGACCCGGTCTCCTCTCTCAACCCCAGGCTTTCGGTCGAGGCGATCATTGCCGAAGGTCTCGTCGCGCATGGCATCGGCTCGCGGCGCACCCGCCGCGACAAGGTGGCTTCGCTTCTGGAGGAGGTCGGTCTCAGCGCCGACCACATGCGGCGCTATCCGCACGAATTCTCGGGCGGCCAGCGTCAGCGCATCGGCATTGCCCGCGCGCTCGCGCTGGAGCCGGAATTCATCGTCGCCGACGAGAGCGTCTCCGCCCTCGATGTGTCGATCCAGGCGCAGGTGCTCAATCTGCTGCTCGATCTGCGCGAACGGCGCAACCTGACCATGCTGTTCATCGCCCACGACCTGTCGGTGGTCGACTATCTCTGCGATCAGGTCGCTGTCATGTATCTGGGCCGGCTGATGGAAATCGGTCCCGCAGCCGATATCCACGAACGTCCGCGCCACCCCTACACGCTGGCGCTGAACTCGGCAATTCCGATGCCGCGGCCTGGCGCCGCGCGCAACCGGGAGGTCCTCAAGGGCGATATCCCCAGTCCGATGTCGCCGCCATCCGGATGCGTCTTTCGGACCCGATGCGCGCATGCGCGCGAGATCTGCGCCTCCGGCATTCCCTCGCCCGTGGAGGTTTCCGCGGGTCATTACAGTCACTGCAAGAGAATAGAGGCAATTGGTGAAAATTGA